Genomic window (Chrysiogenia bacterium):
CACGCGCCCGGGGTCCGGGCATTCTTCCAGCAACTCCCGAACGGTTTTGTTCAGCACCGGGTGCGTGAGCGCCGGTGCAAGCTCGCACAGGGGTTCGAGCACGAAGCGGCGCGCGGCGATTTCCGGGTGGGGCAGGGCAGGCGTGCCGCCGGGCTGGACGCATCCCTCGTAGAGCAGAATGTCGAGGTCGATCGTGCGGCTCAGGTATTCGCCATGGGGACCGCGCAGCGCGAAGCGTCCCAGTCGGCGCTCGATCTGGTGCAGGTGACAGAGCAGCACTTCGGGCGAGAGCGTCGTCTCGATCTCGGCGCAGCCGTTTAAAAACGCAGGCGTTCCCGGCGCCATGGCCCATGGGTCGGTGCGGTAGTAGCGGCTCTGGGCGAGCACGCCGGTTGCGGGCAGCGCATGCACGAGCAGCAGCGCGCGCTCGATGGTGGCGCGCCTGCGCCCCAGGTTGCTTCCGTATCCGATGTAGGCCCGCGGCATGCTTCCTCAATACTCACTTGCTGGCTGTCATTCTGAGGGGTGCAGCGCAGCCCGAAGAATCGCGTCCAAGGCGGCTCCAACCGATTCTTCGCGGAGCCTGCCCTGAGCTCTCTCGAAGGGCTCAGAATGACAGGGGTCGAAGACGCGCTCAATTAAAAAGGGGCGAGGTTGCCCCCGCCCCTGTGAATGCGTTGTTGCGAGGGCTCAGCCCAGTGCCTTCTTCATGCGCGCCATGGCTTCGTTGATGCGTGCGACCGGGACGGTGAGTGCCAGGCGGAAGTAGCCCTCGCCCGCGTCGCCAAAGCCGTTGCCCGGGGTGCACACCACGCCGGTCTCCAGCACGGTGGCGACGAAGTCGGCAGAGCTCATGCCTTTGGGGCACTTGGCCCACACGAAGAATCCCGCCTTGGGCAGCAGGTATTCGATGCCCATGTCGTCGAGACCCTTGAGCACCGCCTCGCGGCGCTCGAGGTAGATCTTGCGCATCTGCTCCACCGTGGAAAAATCGCTCTTGAGCGCTTCGATGCCCGCAAGCTGAATCGCGTTGAACGCGCCCGAGTCGGTGTTCGTCTTCACCTGTCCCAGGCCCTGCACGAGCGTTTCGTTGCCGGCGGCCCATGCGATGCGCCAGCCGGTCATGTTGAAAGTCTTCGAGAGCGAGTGGAACTCGATGGCCACGTCCATGGCGCCGTCGATCTCGAGAATCGAGAGCGGCTTGTCGTTCTCGTCGAAATAGATCTCCGAGTAGGCGCAGTCGGTCACGACGATGACGTTGTGCTTGCGTGCCCAGGCGATGAGCTCTTCGTAGAACTCGCGCGTGGCGCAGGCGCTGGTCGGGTTGCTCGGGTAGTTGAGGAAAATCGCCTTCGCCTTGTCGGCCAGGTCGTCGGGGATGTCCTTCAATACCGGCATCC
Coding sequences:
- a CDS encoding LL-diaminopimelate aminotransferase, producing the protein MGFEKADRIKSLPPYLFAGIDKKKKEVAARGIDIISMGIGDPDQPTPDFIIEALYKAAKDPKNHQYPDYDGMPEFRAAAAEFMKKRFGCDLDSDKEVITLIGSKEGIAHFPLAFINPGDTVIIPQPCYPVPATAVAFAGGVVHKVPMSEESGWMPVLKDIPDDLADKAKAIFLNYPSNPTSACATREFYEELIAWARKHNVIVVTDCAYSEIYFDENDKPLSILEIDGAMDVAIEFHSLSKTFNMTGWRIAWAAGNETLVQGLGQVKTNTDSGAFNAIQLAGIEALKSDFSTVEQMRKIYLERREAVLKGLDDMGIEYLLPKAGFFVWAKCPKGMSSADFVATVLETGVVCTPGNGFGDAGEGYFRLALTVPVARINEAMARMKKALG
- the folK gene encoding 2-amino-4-hydroxy-6-hydroxymethyldihydropteridine diphosphokinase — its product is MPRAYIGYGSNLGRRRATIERALLLVHALPATGVLAQSRYYRTDPWAMAPGTPAFLNGCAEIETTLSPEVLLCHLHQIERRLGRFALRGPHGEYLSRTIDLDILLYEGCVQPGGTPALPHPEIAARRFVLEPLCELAPALTHPVLNKTVRELLEECPDPGRV